aactatatatttatCACAGAATCAATAATAAGAGATAAAAAACTCAGTTAGAATTTTATCTCTGCTCAGTcttttaggtacttaggtatgtatacatacaatacagtCCCTAGACTACTATGGCATCAAATAATCAGCCTTAAAACTGGATGATAAAATAAGCAAAGTGTGTCAGCCGGTGAATACAGACCCTAGACTACTATGGCATCAAATAATCAGCCTTAAAACTAGATGATAAAATAAGTAGTGTGTCGGCCGGTGAATACAGACCCTAGACTACTATGGCATCAAATAATCAGCCTTAAAACTAGATGATAAAATTTGTAAAGTGTGTCGGCCGGTGAATACAGACCCTAGACTACTATGGCATCAAATAATCAGCCTTAAAACTAGATGATAAAATAAGTAGTGTGTCGGCCGGTGAATACAGACCCTAGACTACTATGGCATCAAATAATCAGCCTTAAAACTAGATGATAAAATTTGTAAAGTGTGTCGGCCGGTGAATACAGACCCTAGACTACTATGGCATCAAATAATCAGCCTTAAAACTAGATGATAAAATAAGTAGTGTGTCGGCCGGTGAATACAGACCCTAGACTACTATGGCATCAAATAATCAGCCTTAAAAATAGTAGGTAAcgataaaataagtaaaacatAACAAATGTCTTATTAAAGGTACGAAAGTGTTTAGACATACAGTCTCAGCTACTGCACGATGCAGTTGCAGCACGATGACTACGTGGGATCGTGCTGCAACTTAATATCGACCGCTTAAAGGATGATTCACGCTAAACCGTGTCTCGACCGGCCGGGCACGATGTGTGAAGTTTGGCACGGCCGAGCCGCTGTCAGGCATGGCCCGGTCAAGACACGGTGTAGCGTGAATCATCCTTTAAGCGGTCGATATTAAGTTGCAGCACGATCCCACGTAGTCATCGTGCTGCAACTGCATCGTGCAGTAGCTGAGACTGTATGTCTAAACACTTTTGTACTTACCTTGTCCAACTCATATTTGAATGTGTAATTGTAGTCTGTgactttgacaaggtacagaataAAGCTAGAACTACACTTCTACCTTATGCCTAGcaatcttatttttttcaagctgcgtacacaccggcccaacgaaggccaacgaacgggtttcgttggccttcgtttctgcaatctgccctgtattatgtatgataaatatccatcgttgggataacctgtaggttggctggtagaaaatgctcttagcattaagcccaccttttgtacatttattttatatttgtgcaataaagaattaaataaataaataaccgttggcgttcgttggcccggtgtgtacgcagctttactcAAATCAGTCATATTTTAGAACTTTGAAACTACTTATTGGCTAACTTAACCAATGCATCTTTCATTGCACTAAGAACGGCTGTTATGTTTTCTAGTACTGACACTGCATTTCTTATGGTCTCCATCATTTGTTGCTCTGTCTGAAGCCGGCTCTGCTCCAACTCGTATGCCCAAGCAGGCACATTAGCGTGTCGTGGTCTTGAGcctaaaaataattacacgtattttaatattgataatGGAAAATTTCCCATAATggttataaaataagtagCCAAGTGCCAGTCTGACTCGGGCAAGAAGGAAGCCGTGTGGGTACCATTATTTGAAGTGATAAGCTGGTTTCAAAGGGTttctaatctgactggccaaggtgacaaaccctagtctagTTCCAGTGTTAGTAGCCGCGTATACCCGAGCGCATGTCTAGGCACACCGAGCATTGGATTGCTGTTGGTGAAGCTCAGGTATACGCGGCTAGTCACTAACACGAAAGGAAAgagaaatagtaaaaaaaaacttgtactCACGAGTTGTAGTGCTGTTATTTTGTACAGAATTTAACACATTTGGTGCAACATTAGCCGTTTCTTCCACTGGTGCAGCATTATCAGTTTCTTCCACGGTTATTGGTGTATGATGGTAATCATGATCAACAATTGCAAATGTTGGCTCATGCTGATAGGTAttctgaaatttaaaaaatataatatataatccTGTTTATCAGTTAATTAACTGTATTAATacattagttttttttgtaatatttatgttgtgTAGTATGGCTAATTATAATGTGTACCTATAGTAAATTTTACTGAAAGAAAACTCACACTCCATGTAGCTTCAGAAATTGATTCTGCAGTAGAAGTGGAAGCAGTGGTATCAGCTATAGCTTCTGCAGCAGACGTAGAAGGAGTGGGGGCAGCTTCTTCAATACAGCTTGGATGTGGCAGTGCAGTGGGTGCGGAAGGAGAGACATCCATAGTAGGG
This is a stretch of genomic DNA from Plutella xylostella chromosome 4, ilPluXylo3.1, whole genome shotgun sequence. It encodes these proteins:
- the LOC119690864 gene encoding uncharacterized protein LOC119690864 isoform X1 is translated as MCQEKRLNRTLMLYFISRMAPTRKVSDRQMEILLEFVEKNKELAVGRYPPGPLGIQAARRLWDSAALQLNSIGSGVTKTGQKWRRYWIELKNAVKGKAADHRRMANGTGGGPNNLQPLDIYEERALAIIGRVAVEGLEGVRLPHPTMDVSPSAPTALPHPSCIEEAAPTPSTSAAEAIADTTASTSTAESISEATWSNTYQHEPTFAIVDHDYHHTPITVEETDNAAPVEETANVAPNVLNSVQNNSTTTRSRPRHANVPAWAYELEQSRLQTEQQMMETIRNAVSVLENITAVLSAMKDALVKLANK
- the LOC119690864 gene encoding uncharacterized protein LOC119690864 isoform X2, which gives rise to MAPTRKVSDRQMEILLEFVEKNKELAVGRYPPGPLGIQAARRLWDSAALQLNSIGSGVTKTGQKWRRYWIELKNAVKGKAADHRRMANGTGGGPNNLQPLDIYEERALAIIGRVAVEGLEGVRLPHPTMDVSPSAPTALPHPSCIEEAAPTPSTSAAEAIADTTASTSTAESISEATWSNTYQHEPTFAIVDHDYHHTPITVEETDNAAPVEETANVAPNVLNSVQNNSTTTRSRPRHANVPAWAYELEQSRLQTEQQMMETIRNAVSVLENITAVLSAMKDALVKLANK